A section of the Leptotrichia buccalis C-1013-b genome encodes:
- a CDS encoding ABC transporter ATP-binding protein produces the protein MEEIVRIKNVSMRFNMSSEIIHSFKEYIIKLLKRQLFFKEFWALKNVSFSLKKGEILGIVGFNGSGKSTILKVVAGVLEPTTGSIEVIGKVAPLIELGAGFDPDLTARENIFLNGAVLGYNKKFMEEKFDEIVEFSELGEFLDTPLKNFSSGMYARLGFAIATVVRPDILIADEILAVGDFHFQEKCERKIKEMMAEGTSILFVSHSIEQIEELCNRVVWLEKGKLKMVGDTEKVCEAYKNS, from the coding sequence GTGGAAGAAATAGTAAGAATAAAGAATGTTTCTATGCGATTTAATATGAGTTCAGAAATAATTCACTCTTTTAAAGAATATATAATAAAATTATTGAAACGACAACTTTTTTTTAAAGAATTTTGGGCTTTAAAGAACGTCTCGTTTTCTTTAAAAAAAGGAGAAATATTAGGAATAGTTGGTTTTAATGGTTCTGGAAAAAGTACAATATTAAAAGTAGTAGCAGGAGTACTAGAACCAACTACAGGAAGTATAGAAGTTATTGGAAAAGTTGCACCTTTAATAGAATTGGGAGCAGGATTTGATCCTGATTTAACTGCTAGAGAAAATATATTTTTGAATGGCGCTGTGTTAGGATACAATAAAAAGTTTATGGAAGAAAAATTTGATGAAATAGTGGAGTTTTCTGAATTAGGAGAATTTTTAGATACGCCATTAAAGAATTTCTCTTCAGGAATGTATGCGAGGTTGGGATTCGCAATAGCAACAGTAGTTAGACCAGATATATTGATAGCTGATGAAATCCTTGCAGTAGGAGATTTTCACTTTCAAGAAAAATGTGAACGAAAGATAAAAGAAATGATGGCAGAAGGTACAAGTATATTGTTTGTATCACATTCAATTGAACAAATAGAGGAATTATGTAATCGAGTTGTTTGGTTAGAAAAAGGGAAATTGAAGATGGTTGGAGATACAGAAAAGGTTTGTGAAGCATATAAAAATAGCTAA
- a CDS encoding ABC transporter permease, with the protein MMKEIFEYRALLIELVKRDIKKKYRRSILGIMWSMLNPFLIMLIMAMVFSNFFKFAIVNFPVYLLTGQLIFNFYSEATSTAMGSILENASLIKKVYVPKHIFPIARVLSSCVNFVLSLPGLILVIIITKAPIKISILFSIIPVMYVLFFCLGIGLLLASVAVYFRDMFHLYGVLLTAMTYLTPLFYPKEIVPKKYMFLLELNPMVYFVDLFRDMVYYGKIPTLNEHLNCIFIIIIALFIGVVTFNMNKKKFILHI; encoded by the coding sequence ATGATGAAGGAAATATTTGAGTATAGAGCACTTTTAATAGAATTGGTAAAAAGAGATATAAAGAAAAAATATAGAAGATCTATATTAGGAATAATGTGGAGTATGTTAAATCCATTTTTAATAATGTTAATCATGGCAATGGTATTCTCGAATTTTTTTAAATTTGCAATTGTAAATTTCCCTGTGTATCTATTGACAGGACAATTGATATTCAATTTTTATTCAGAGGCAACAAGTACTGCGATGGGTTCAATATTGGAAAATGCATCTTTAATAAAGAAAGTATACGTTCCTAAACATATTTTTCCGATAGCTAGAGTATTGTCGAGTTGTGTTAACTTTGTATTGTCATTACCAGGATTAATTTTAGTAATAATCATAACGAAAGCTCCAATAAAAATTTCGATATTGTTTTCAATAATACCCGTGATGTATGTTCTTTTCTTTTGTCTTGGAATAGGTTTGTTATTAGCATCAGTAGCTGTCTATTTTAGAGATATGTTTCATTTATATGGAGTTCTTTTAACAGCTATGACCTATTTAACACCATTGTTTTATCCAAAAGAGATAGTTCCAAAAAAATACATGTTTTTATTAGAGTTAAATCCTATGGTTTATTTTGTTGATTTATTTAGAGATATGGTGTATTATGGGAAAATACCAACATTAAATGAACATTTAAATTGTATATTTATTATCATAATTGCGCTTTTTATTGGGGTAGTGACATTTAACATGAATAAGAAAAAATTTATACTTCATATATAG
- the rfbA gene encoding glucose-1-phosphate thymidylyltransferase RfbA encodes MKGIILAGGSGTRLYPLTKSISKQIMPIYDKPMIYYPLSVLMLANIRDILIISTPRDLPLFKDLLGDGSDLGMTLKYKVQEKPNGLAEAFIVGEEFIGNDNVALILGDNIFYGSGFTGLVEQAAKLTEGAVIFGYPVKDPKAYGVVEFDETGKAISLEEKPENPKSNYAIPGLYFYDNTVVEKAKNVKPSVRGELEITAVNEMYLSEGKLNVKNLGRGIAWLDTGTHEALLEAANYVEVIQKRQGLYIACIEEIAYQKGWIDKEKVKKLTKFIIKTEYGRYLVDLLKS; translated from the coding sequence ATGAAAGGAATTATTTTAGCAGGAGGAAGTGGGACTAGATTGTATCCACTTACAAAATCAATCTCAAAGCAAATTATGCCAATTTATGATAAACCTATGATTTATTATCCATTATCAGTACTAATGCTTGCAAATATAAGGGATATTTTAATTATTTCAACCCCAAGAGATTTGCCTTTATTTAAAGATCTTTTAGGAGATGGAAGTGATTTAGGAATGACATTGAAATATAAAGTGCAAGAAAAACCCAATGGACTTGCAGAAGCTTTTATAGTTGGAGAAGAATTTATCGGTAATGATAACGTAGCTTTAATTTTAGGAGATAATATATTCTACGGTAGTGGATTTACAGGTTTAGTTGAACAAGCTGCTAAATTAACAGAAGGAGCTGTCATATTTGGTTATCCTGTAAAAGATCCAAAAGCTTATGGTGTCGTAGAATTTGATGAAACTGGAAAAGCTATTTCTCTAGAGGAAAAACCTGAAAACCCAAAATCAAATTATGCAATACCTGGACTATATTTTTATGATAATACAGTTGTAGAAAAAGCAAAAAATGTAAAACCTTCGGTAAGAGGTGAACTAGAAATAACAGCTGTAAACGAAATGTATTTATCTGAAGGAAAGTTAAATGTTAAAAATCTTGGAAGAGGGATAGCGTGGCTTGATACTGGGACTCACGAGGCTTTGTTGGAAGCTGCTAATTATGTGGAAGTAATTCAGAAGAGACAAGGATTATACATTGCTTGCATTGAAGAAATTGCTTATCAGAAGGGGTGGATAGATAAAGAAAAAGTGAAAAAATTGACTAAATTCATAATAAAAACAGAATATGGACGATATTTAGTTGATTTATTAAAAAGTTGA
- a CDS encoding exopolysaccharide biosynthesis polyprenyl glycosylphosphotransferase, with product MKLNKNIYIRLLYIFILYIIYSFLLDKYDYVIKYLTNFIFILFIFINFIFGQLDFYAERFRLKDMFINLGIDVIFSIMLYAFWKRINVFFVFALLFFFQVIFRRIMCSLYMKKRNVLIFGSNHIKNNIQEDIINTLDYNYIGYISNNKSRVTKYLIGNYDEMEKIISEKSIDILVIVKDMNSPDFKKYLKRLFDLKINGLKIINYEEFNEDIQKKIDIDKINEEWLLESNGFDILNNEMQKNIKRGMDLILALLLIIIFSPVALITAIIIKFESKGPVIFKQVRIGENMQPFKVYKFRSMKMHDASKYSKYTLDNDIRVTKFGKFMRKTRIDELPQLWNILKGTMSFVGPRPEWDILAKEYEKQINYYNLRHLIKPGITGWAQVMFPYGENLEDAKKKLEYDLYYLKHQDLILDVLVVMKTVKAVLFGKGK from the coding sequence ATGAAATTAAATAAGAATATTTATATACGTTTATTATATATATTTATCCTGTATATAATCTATAGCTTTTTGTTGGATAAATATGATTATGTAATAAAATATCTAACAAATTTCATATTTATTTTATTCATATTCATAAATTTTATATTTGGACAGTTAGATTTTTATGCTGAACGCTTCAGACTAAAAGATATGTTTATAAATTTAGGAATTGACGTAATTTTTTCCATAATGCTTTATGCTTTCTGGAAACGTATCAATGTTTTTTTTGTGTTTGCATTATTATTCTTTTTTCAAGTAATTTTTAGAAGAATTATGTGTTCCCTTTATATGAAAAAGCGAAATGTATTAATATTTGGCTCAAATCATATTAAAAACAATATTCAGGAAGATATTATAAATACTCTTGATTATAACTATATTGGGTACATTTCCAACAATAAAAGTAGAGTAACAAAATATCTAATTGGAAATTATGATGAAATGGAGAAAATAATTTCTGAAAAAAGTATTGATATTTTAGTGATTGTAAAAGATATGAACAGTCCAGATTTTAAGAAATATTTAAAACGACTTTTTGATTTAAAAATAAATGGTTTGAAAATAATAAATTATGAAGAGTTTAATGAAGATATTCAAAAGAAAATTGATATAGATAAAATAAACGAAGAGTGGTTGCTTGAATCGAATGGATTTGATATTTTAAATAATGAAATGCAAAAAAATATAAAACGTGGAATGGATTTAATATTAGCTTTACTTTTAATAATAATTTTTTCCCCAGTAGCATTAATAACTGCAATAATTATTAAATTTGAATCCAAAGGACCAGTAATATTTAAGCAGGTAAGAATAGGTGAGAATATGCAACCTTTTAAAGTTTATAAATTTCGAAGTATGAAGATGCACGATGCAAGTAAATATTCAAAATATACTTTAGACAACGATATTAGAGTAACAAAATTTGGAAAATTTATGAGAAAAACAAGAATTGATGAACTGCCTCAACTTTGGAACATATTAAAAGGAACAATGAGTTTTGTAGGTCCGCGTCCAGAATGGGACATATTAGCTAAAGAATATGAAAAGCAGATAAATTATTATAATTTACGGCATCTTATAAAACCAGGAATAACTGGATGGGCTCAAGTTATGTTCCCATATGGAGAAAATTTAGAAGATGCGAAAAAAAAACTTGAATACGATTTATACTATTTAAAACATCAGGATTTAATACTTGATGTACTTGTTGTTATGAAAACAGTAAAGGCTGTTTTATTTGGAAAGGGGAAGTAA
- a CDS encoding glycosyltransferase family 2 protein, with protein sequence MYDFTACIVTYNTEQEELNRILNCFKKIKLKFKLWISDNSEKDILRNFIENFSDDRIKYIFNNSNKGFGAGHNIVLQKLIEENEKSEFHLMINADVFFEENTIEKIIAYMRKNSDIGQIGPRIYESNGEINRSCRLLPTPLNLIFRRFFPVKSIVEKMDYSYEMKWYNYKSIIEVPILSGCFIFVRTDILKDIGVFDERYFMYMEDYDLCRRIGKKYKVVFYPKVNIVHKHGKASYKSRKMMIIHIKSAIKYFNKWGWIFDKERKIKNRKCIQEYNK encoded by the coding sequence ATGTATGATTTTACAGCCTGTATAGTAACTTATAATACGGAACAAGAAGAATTAAATAGAATTTTAAACTGTTTTAAAAAGATAAAATTGAAGTTTAAATTGTGGATTTCTGATAATTCTGAAAAGGATATATTAAGAAATTTTATAGAAAATTTTTCAGATGATCGGATTAAATATATCTTTAATAATTCAAATAAAGGATTTGGAGCAGGACATAACATTGTATTACAAAAATTAATTGAAGAGAATGAAAAATCTGAATTTCATTTAATGATAAATGCAGATGTTTTTTTTGAAGAGAATACAATTGAAAAGATTATTGCTTATATGAGGAAAAATTCTGATATTGGACAGATAGGACCTAGAATATATGAATCTAATGGGGAAATTAACAGATCATGTAGATTACTTCCAACACCGTTAAATTTAATATTTAGAAGATTTTTTCCAGTAAAATCAATTGTAGAAAAAATGGACTACAGCTATGAAATGAAATGGTATAATTATAAATCAATAATAGAAGTTCCGATTTTATCAGGATGTTTTATTTTTGTACGAACAGATATTTTAAAAGATATTGGTGTATTTGATGAAAGATACTTTATGTATATGGAAGATTATGATTTATGCAGAAGAATTGGAAAAAAATACAAAGTAGTATTTTATCCAAAAGTAAACATAGTTCATAAACATGGAAAAGCATCTTATAAATCACGAAAAATGATGATAATACATATAAAATCAGCAATAAAGTATTTCAATAAGTGGGGATGGATTTTTGATAAAGAACGAAAAATAAAAAATAGAAAATGTATACAAGAATATAATAAATAA